The following coding sequences are from one Candidatus Cetobacterium colombiensis window:
- a CDS encoding CBS domain-containing protein: MKLSSYLSEKVIIPNVKGENINELIENLLDQIVENNKSLRHEKALMKKAVLKREEEASTYLGHGVAIPHARLDHYDDILVAIGFPEKPVKVKTLDNKEEEIKIIILVVADVLKGKKILKIMSGVSKLATKNKEILDTIIKEKNPHETIKILEAANIEVDHNITAEDLMTNAPQPVLPTSTLEDIAKKIIMEKVSGIPVVDKNNNFLGEITERELIAFGMPKYTTILNDLNFMTIGEPFENYLINEKTTTIEELYRREGVVIIDKESSLMEVSYLFMSRGVTRIYVVESGKYLGIILRSDIIRKILHI, encoded by the coding sequence ATGAAGCTGTCTAGCTATCTATCAGAAAAAGTAATTATTCCAAACGTCAAGGGAGAGAACATCAATGAATTGATAGAAAATTTATTAGATCAAATCGTTGAAAATAACAAATCTCTAAGACATGAAAAAGCCTTAATGAAGAAGGCTGTTTTAAAAAGGGAAGAGGAAGCATCAACATACTTAGGGCATGGAGTTGCAATTCCCCATGCAAGATTAGATCACTATGATGATATTTTAGTTGCAATTGGTTTTCCAGAAAAACCAGTGAAAGTAAAAACTCTTGATAACAAAGAGGAAGAGATTAAAATAATCATTCTTGTAGTTGCAGATGTTTTAAAAGGTAAAAAGATTTTAAAAATTATGTCAGGAGTATCTAAATTAGCTACAAAAAATAAAGAAATATTAGATACTATAATTAAAGAAAAAAATCCTCATGAAACAATTAAAATTTTAGAAGCTGCAAATATTGAAGTAGACCACAATATAACAGCAGAGGATTTAATGACAAATGCACCCCAACCAGTTTTACCAACAAGTACACTAGAGGACATTGCCAAAAAAATAATAATGGAAAAAGTTAGTGGTATACCTGTAGTTGATAAGAATAATAACTTTTTAGGAGAGATAACAGAAAGAGAGCTAATAGCTTTTGGAATGCCTAAATACACAACAATTTTAAATGACTTAAACTTTATGACTATAGGAGAGCCATTTGAAAACTATTTAATAAATGAAAAAACGACTACAATAGAAGAGCTTTATAGAAGAGAGGGTGTTGTAATAATTGATAAAGAATCCTCATTAATGGAAGTATCTTATTTATTTATGAGCCGTGGAGTAACGAGAATATATGTTGTTGAAAGTGGTAAATATCTTGGAATTATTCTAAGATCAGATATTATAAGAAAAATATTACATATATAA